A genomic region of Leptotrichia massiliensis contains the following coding sequences:
- a CDS encoding DUF3829 domain-containing protein, with product MDEIRNYYKNKEYQKDNFEKGKVLSEKYVKSYRNSLEKYDKFFHEFRKTMYVVMKNSISVLNDQTGKSILYNKLKVNLLCEMFRDKFYGSKLSIDTSKPFVIENNDKEKYVNELKSIQKTLDHTISGMRKLDASKLSQENTSNEEFKNMLQKLEDISKNTKVIITKIETGKNNEVNEMINEYSEKVEKLKRE from the coding sequence ATGGATGAAATAAGAAATTATTATAAAAATAAGGAATATCAAAAAGATAATTTTGAAAAAGGGAAAGTTTTATCTGAAAAATACGTAAAGAGTTATAGAAATTCCCTTGAAAAATATGATAAATTTTTTCATGAATTTAGAAAGACAATGTATGTTGTTATGAAAAATTCAATTAGTGTTTTAAATGATCAAACTGGTAAGAGTATATTGTACAATAAGTTAAAAGTAAATTTGCTTTGTGAAATGTTTAGAGATAAGTTCTACGGTTCAAAATTATCTATTGATACTTCTAAACCTTTTGTCATAGAAAATAATGATAAGGAAAAATATGTAAATGAATTAAAAAGTATTCAAAAAACATTGGATCATACTATTTCTGGTATGAGAAAATTAGATGCTTCAAAATTGTCGCAAGAAAATACAAGTAATGAAGAATTTAAAAACATGCTACAAAAGTTAGAAGATATTTCTAAAAATACAAAAGTTATAATAACAAAAATTGAAACTGGAAAAAATAATGAAGTAAATGAAATGATAAATGAATATTCAGAAAAAGTTGAGAAGTTGAAAAGAGAATAA